A stretch of Limanda limanda chromosome 7, fLimLim1.1, whole genome shotgun sequence DNA encodes these proteins:
- the LOC133005257 gene encoding rho-related GTP-binding protein Rho6-like: protein MKERRLPQPFVARCKLVLVGDVQCGKTAMLQVLAKDCYPETYVPTVFENYTACLELEEQRVELSLWDTSGSPYYDNVRPLCYSDSDAVLLCFDISRPDTVDGALKKWKVEIQDFCPSTRILLIGCKTDLRTDVCTRMELSNQKQSPISHEQGSSMAKQLGAEAYLECSAFTSEKSVNSVFRTAAQACMNKLQPASKPSPIRRLSKRLLHLPSKTELLSSAFSKDKSKSCSIM from the exons ATGAAGGAGAGAAGACTACCCCAGCCTTTTGTAGCGAGGTGTAAACTGGTCCTGGTGGGAGACGTCCAATGCGGGAAGACAGCGATGTTACAAGTGTTGGCCAAGGACTGTTACCCAGAG ACGTATGTCCCGACTGTGTTTGAGAACTACACAGCCTGCCTGGAGCTTGAAGAGCAGCGAGTGGAGCTCAGTCTCTGGGACACATCAG GTTCTCCATACTACGACAACGTCAGACCCCTGTGTTACAGCGACTCAGATGCCGTGCTCTTGTGCTTCGACATCAGCCGACCGGACACAGTCGACGGTGCTCTGAAGAAG TGGAAAGTAGAGATCCAGGACTTCTGCCCGAGCACACGGATCCTGCTAATAGGCTGTAAGACAGACCTGCGCACGGATGTATGCACACGCATGGAGCTGTCCAATCAGAAACAGAGTCCCATCTCCCATGAACAG GGCTCGTCCATGGCCAAGCAGCTCGGAGCGGAGGCTTACCTGGAGTGCTCGGCCTTCACGTCAGAGAAGAGTGTCAACAGTGTTTTCCGTACCGCCGCTCAGGCCTGCATGAACAAACTCCAGCCTGCCAGTAAACCCAGCCCCATCCGCCGCCTCTCCAAGCGACTCCTCCACCTGCCCAGCAAAACAGAGCTGCTCTCCTCAGCCTTCAGCAAGGACAAGTCCAAGAGTTGCTCCATCATGTGA
- the prim1 gene encoding DNA primase small subunit, with protein sequence MPSSGYDSGCLPDLLPLYYRRLFPFSQYHRWLNYGGVQKNYFQNREFSFTLKDDIYVRYQSFTTQSELEKEIQKMNPYKIDIGAIYSHRPSQHNTVKSGSFQALEKELVFDIDMTDYDDVRSCCSAADICSKCWTLMTVAIHILDRALREDFGFQHLLWVYSGRRGVHCWVCDEAARKLSVAARSAVAEYLSLVKGGDETVKKVVLTDPVHPMIKESLTVVEKYFPQYALQDQEILSRKESVDKVLAMVPEDVRKELQQDFQNEKKPDSRWKLIKDHASRKQATAKKGQHFEKEIMLQYCYPRLDVNVSKGVNHLLKSPFSVHPKTGRISVPMDLKELETFDPFDVPTISLICEELDRPRTGEEESEEVKENEKDSTERRKIRDYKRTSLAKYVKYFDQFLDGLARSWKGELLKKSDLEKEF encoded by the exons ATGCCGTCCTCCGGGTACGACTCGGGCTGCCTGCCGGACCTCCTGCCGCTGTACTACCGCCGCCTCTTCCCCTTCTCCCAGTATCACCGCTGGCTCAACTACGGAGGAG TGCAGAAGAACTACTTTCAGAACCGGGAGTTCTCCTTCACACTCAAAGATGACATCTACGTGCGCTACCAGTCGTTCACCACGCAGAGCGAACTGGAGAAGGAGATCCAGAAGATGAACCCCTACAAGATTGATATCGGAGCAATATACAGTCACAGG CCAAGCCAACACAACACAGTGAAGTCAGGAAGCTTCCAGGCACTGGAGAAGGAGCTGGTGTTTGATATTGATATGACAGATTATGATGATGTCAGAAGCTGTTGCAG TGCTGCAGACATTTGTTCCAAGTGCTGGACCCTGATGACCGTTGCTATTCATATCCTGGATAGAGCTCTTCGAG AGGACTTTGGTTTCCAGCACCTGTTGTGGGTTTATTCTGGCAGAAGAGGAGTGCATTGCTGGGTGTGTGATGAAGCTGCCAGGAAGCTCTCTGTAGCTGCACGCTCTGCTGTTGCAGAATACCTGAGCCTGGTGAAG GGTGGTGACGAGACGGTGAAGAAAGTGGTGCTGACAGATCCTGTTCATCCTATGATCAA AGAGTCTTTGACAGTGGTGGAGAAATACTTTCCCCAGTATGCACTGCAGGATCAGGAGATACTGAGCCGCAAGGAGTCTGTGGACAAAGTGCTGGCAATGGTGCCTGAAG ATGTTAGAAAAGAATTGCAGCAGGATTTCCAAAATGAGAAGAAACCTGACAGTCGTTGGAAACTGATTAAGGATCATGCCAGTAGGAAACAG GCCACCGCCAAGAAGGGTCAACACTTTGAGAAAGAAATCATGCTGCAGTATTGTTACCCACGGCTCGACGTCAATGTCAGTAAAGGTGTGAACCATTTACTGAAGAGCCCCTTCAGTGTCCACCCCAAAACAG GACGCATTTCTGTGCCCATGGACCTCAAAGAATTAGAAACGTTCGATCCTTTCGATGTGCCCACAATCAG TCTGATCTGTGAGGAGCTGGATCGGCCCagaacaggagaagaggagtcagaggaggtgaaggaaaacGAGAAGGATTCAACAGAGAGACGAAAGATCAGAG ATTACAAAAGAACCAGTTTGGCAAAGTATGTGAAATACTTTGATCAGTTTCTGGATGGACTGGCTCGATCGTGGAAAGGAGAACTTCTTAAAAAGAGTG atCTTGAGAAAGAATTCTGA